Below is a window of Methanobrevibacter sp. DNA.
ATTCAGGAGAAAGACCAGTGCAATTCTCGCTATTGTCGGAATTGCAATCGGAATAATTGTAATAGTTGCTCTTGGTGGAATAACTGACGGTTTAGTCAACACATTTGAAGATACGATACATGCAGGAGGTGCTGACTTTTCAATTTCAGGAAAGGAAACTGGGGATTCTGCATATGGAACTAATACAATCGACGCATCATGGACAGATAAAATCGCTAATGTTCCAGGTGTTGAGGAGGCTTATCCGATTTACGTTGTACTGACATCAGTCGGTGATGACTACATGAATACGTTAATCGGAATTGATCCTGCAGGAACCACATTGGCAGACATTTCAATGAATGAAGGAAGAATATTTGAAGATGGTGAAAACGAGGCCATTCTCGGTGAAATCTATGCCGATGACAATGACTAC
It encodes the following:
- a CDS encoding ABC transporter permease, which translates into the protein MSFLKFILKNPFRRKTSAILAIVGIAIGIIVIVALGGITDGLVNTFEDTIHAGGADFSISGKETGDSAYGTNTIDASWTDKIANVPGVEEAYPIYVVLTSVGDDYMNTLIGIDPAGTTLADISMNEGRIFEDGENEAILGEIYADDNDYKVGDSIKIDGEDFEVVGIYETGDQNMAGGVFTSISKVGELMDDEDSISNIYVKVNKGEDPQVVADRIDEKYG